A region of the Fibrobacter sp. genome:
CACCTTCATTCTAGCAGAAAGCAGCGCCCCGATGGACGCTGCCGCTACCCCTTTGCCGAGACCGGAGATGACACCCCCGGTAACAATAATGAATTTCGTCTTGCCGTTATACTGGTACTGTAATGCCATAATAATTCAGGTCTTTCGACCTCTCCCTGTGTCTTTCTAGTTTACACTTTTTGTAATCACAACGGCTTTTATATGCAATATCCGTGCCAAGGTGCAAAGGCGGTTTTTAGGTCAAAAACAAAGAATTGTAAAAACGATGTGTTACACAATTTGTAAAACAGAGACTTTTCTTTACAAAAGGTGTAATTATTTGCGTTCCTGGCTGGTGGCGATCGTTGCGTGAAGAGTGCTCAATAAGAAAAACGCCTCGCGAATGCGGGGCGTCTTTCATTTTTATGAGGTTCGAATTCTTGGAATCGCGTTGCTCTTAGTAGATGAAGAGCATTTCGCGGTACTTGGGCAGCGGCCACTGTTCATCAGAGATGATGCCTTCCAGCTTGTCCACAACCTTGCGGAGGGAGACCATAGCTTCCAGCTTCAACTGATGCTTGCCGGCGATAGCCTTTTCCATGACAGCGATTTCTTCAACGAGAGCCTTGTAGCCTTCGCCCAATTCCTTAGCGTAGGAATCGACAGAAACCAGACCCTGGTTCACAGCCATTTCGTTGACCTTGAGGGCTTCGGAGTAAGCCTTGATCACCTGCGGGAGAACGATGCTCTTAGCCATGTCATAAGCGACCTTAGCTTCGATGTCTACGCGCTTGTGGTAGTCTTCCAGGTTGACTTCGTAGCGGGATTCCAGTTCCACCTTGTTGAACACGCCGTACTTCTTGAAGAGAGCCACGTTGTCCTTCTTGGTGAGGGCGCCGAGAGCTTCCATGGTGGTACGGATGTTGGGGAGACCGCGCTTTTCAGCTTCAGCAACCCATTCGTCGGTGTAGCCGTTGCCGTTGAAGATAACGCGCTTGTGTTCCTTGATGATGGACTGCAGGAGCTTCTGGAGTTCCTTGTGGAAGTTGGCCTTGGAAACCTTTTCCATCTTGTCGGCGATCATGTCGAATGCTTCGGCAACGATGGTGTTCAGGATAACGTTGGGTTCAGAGCAGGACTGGCTGGAACCCGGTGCACGGAATTCGAACTTGTTGCCAGTGAATGCGAACGGGGAAGTACGGTTACGGTCGGTAGCGTCGCGGGGGAGCGGTGGCAGGATGTCGGAACCGAGCTTCATGGCACCGCCCTGCTTGCTGGACTTGGGTTCGCCCTTTTCCAGCTGTTCGACGACGTCAGCAAGCTGGTCGCCGAGGTACATGGAGATGATTGCCGGAGGAGCTTCGTTAGCACCAAGACGATGGTCATTGCCAGCGCCAGAAACGGACATTCTCAGCAAGTCAGCGTGGGTGTCAACGGCGTAGACAACAGCGCAGAGAGTGGTGAGGAAGATGGCGTTCTGGTGAGGATCCTTACCCGGGTTCAAAAGGTTGGTCTTGCCGTAGTTCACGGACCAGTTGTTGTGCTTACCGGAACCGTTGATGCCTGCAAACGGCTTTTCGTGGAGGAGGCAGACGAGGCCGTTCTTGTCGGCAACGTTGCGGAGCACTTCCATAATCTGCATGTTGTGGTCGCAAGCCAGGTTCACTTCTTCAAACATCGGAGCGAGTTCGAACTGAGCAGGAGCCACTTCGTTATGACGGGTCTTTGCCGGAATGCCCAGCTTCCACAGCTGATCTTCAACTTCGTGCATGAAGTTCAGGATGCGAGCCGGGATGGAGCCGAAGTAGTGGTCTTCCATCTGCTGGTGCTTTGCGGAAGGTGCGCCAAACAGAGTGCGGCCAGCCTGGTAAAGGTCCGGGCGCTGGAGGTAGAACTTCTTGTCCACCAGGAAGTATTCCTGTTCTGCACCGAGAGTGACGGTGACCTTCTGCTTTTCGACGCCGAAGAGACCCATGAGACGGTCTGCAGACTTCTGGAGAGCCTGGATGGAGCGGAGAAGCGGAGTCTTCTTGTCGAGAGCTTCGCCAGTGTAAGAGCAGAATGCGGTAGGAATGCAAAGAGTTGCACCGTTACCGTGACGCTTGATGAATGCGGGAGAGGTCGGGTCCCAAGCGGTGTAGCCGCGGGCTTCGAAAGTAGAGCGGATGCCGCCGGAGGGGAAGGAGGATGCGTCCGGTTCGCCGACGATCAGGTTCTTGCCGGAGAATGCCATGATGGCCTTGTCGCCTTCCGGTTCCAGGAAGGAGTCGTGCTTTTCTGCGGTAGAGCCGGTGAGGGGCTGGAACCAGTGAGTAAAGTGAGTTGCGCCGCGGTCCATAGCCCACTTCTTCATAGCGTGAGCCACTTCGCCTGCGATGCTGGGGTCAAGAGCAACGCCGCCTTCGATGGTGGCGAAAAGCTTCTTGCAAACATCCTTGGGAAGGTAAGCCTTCATGGCTTCGGAGTTGAATACGTCTTCTCCGTAAATGTCGATGGATGCGGGTGCTGCTGCCATAAGGCCTTCAGCGGGGGCGGAAGCGATTTCTTGAATCGATGCCATTCTGTTCTGGTTGCTCATAATGAACTCCTGACTTTTCAGTCGATTATTGTTTTTGTTTTACGGCGTCCATTATGCAAAAGCCGTGCCAATGTAGCGGAAAGTGTAAAGGATAAAGGTGAAAGGGACGTGGAAAATCGCGATTTGACGCGAGTTTTTACACTTTTTGTGCTTTTACGAATTTGTGAATTGACTTTCTTGGGATCCATTTGTTTTACACAATGTGTAAATGGATGCGGGGTAGTTACAAAATTTGAAATATGCGAAGATATGAGTCGGAAAATCGGGGAGGACTTTACACCTAGATTAAGAAAATGCTGAAAAATGAACGAAAATCGGGAATTTTAAGGAATTACAAAAAATGTAAATACAGCGGCTGGATGCAAAAATGCTCGCGGTCGTATTGACTGCGAGCGAATTTTTTTCTAAGGCCAGTGAAAAATCAAAGCGCTTAAGTGGATTTTGCCTGAAGTTCTCGAACCTGTTCTTCTGTAAGGCCGGAGAACTCTACAATTTCTTCCATGGGCTTGTTCTTGGCCAGCATCTTGCGGGCGGTTTTCTCCGCTTGCTGCTGAATGCCTTCTTCCTTCAAAACGTCGCCGACTGTCTTGTAATTGGGGCGAATGAAATCCATCTTGAAAGCCTCCGTGTAATTGGACTCAATCCATCCTCCAAAATATACATCCATTTGGCGGATTAAGTCAAGGTACTCTGCTTCAGGAAGTTCCTTGTGGATGCGGTCGATGACCTTGCGAATTGTATCGCGATACTCCTCGAGGTTACGGGCGTACTTCAGCGCTGCGATGAATGCGGCAAGGCGTGCGTTGAAACTATCAAGCGTTTCATCCGAAATGTCGCCCACATCAAGCATGATGCGCTTGAAGGGAAGCAGCAGGCGCTGCAGTTCCTTGGGGCAGTTTGTGTACAGGTTCTTCAGCGGGTTCCAATTTTCCTTCCCGTTGTAGATGATGATGGCAATGGAGGGGAGGCCCTTGTAGGCGTTCTCCTTCAGCTGCTGCACCATCAGGTGGAAATTGTACTTGCGGAGCTGTTCCAGTACGCCGTCGTCGCGAGTGGATTTGTGCTCCACCAGAAATCCGATGCATACCTGTACGGGCTTTGTGCCGGGCTCCAGAAATTCCTGCTTCACGTCGGCAAGGAATGCCAAATCCGCGTAACCAGTTGTCTCCGTGTCGCTGTAGTCGCCGGGCACGCGCCTGAAGCTCGCCTGGTCCAGCAGGTTGAAAATTCCATTAAGCTCCGCATCTACCGTAACGAGATAGCGGACCAGTTCAAGAAATGTCGGCACATCCGACAATATACCCCTGCAAAAGGGATCGTGAGGCAAATTCATAAGAATCCTCTTAATATATGTGGATGTAAAAATCAGGGAGTCGCCAGGTCGGGACGATCTCCGTGGGCGGCCATTTTCCGCCATCTAAGAAAATCGCAGCGATTGCGTCGGTTCAAAAAACTCTATTGCGACGGCGCAAAAGCTGTACTCGCGACGATTCCTAAACCTCAATCGCGATGAGTTAAAGCGTCGCCTTCGCAAACGATGGAAAGAATATATAAAATGAGAATCGTAAATAGTTGTCTTTCCGCAAAAGTCTGAAAAATGTCACTTTTTGACGTGGGAATGTTTGTAGATTATTGGTGTGCCGAAAGGTACTAGAACAAGACAACGAATGTTGTTAACGAAAACATAAGCTGCTGGGTAAAGCCCGGTAATTGAGGTAACGATGACTGACGAAATGTTTGCCGCTTTCGCGGATATTTTCCCGAATAAACTGCCGAAGTACTATGACCTGTTTTACGCTCCTTTGGAAAGGTACTTGAAAGGCTTGGTTGTAGATGAAAGTTTTCTGAAAAATGATCTTCCACAGATTATCGAACACATTGATAGGGAACGGCGGGACCCCGGCTGGTCCTTTGAGCGACTTTGCAATGAAACCTTGCGAAAGGAATCTTGGCTATCGGATTCTGAGTGTGTGCGGAATTTTCAGAAAGCTACGTCAAGTATGCGTCAGTTGGCGGTTTACCGTGACGTACTAGGCAAGGTAAAAGAAAGGTTTTTACAAATTCTGAAAAACCACAACGATAATTTACAAAAGTTGTAAAAGTTTTCGGTAATACAAAAGTCGGCGGATCGTAGAACCTGCCGGCTTTCTTCGATTAAGGGCTTATTTTTACCCAAAATGTAAAAGTTTTCAATTTTTGTTCATTTCTTGTGCTGTTTATGAAATTTTGGCACGCATTTTGCAATTAAGCCGCGGAAAAATTAAAAACACAAGGAATAAAACAATGAAAGCTCAAGCTCTTTACAATCCGGCTAACGAACATGACGCCTGCGGTGTCGGCTTGGTAGCCAATATTAATAATGTAGCATCCCACCAGATTGTGCTTCAGGGCATTACCGTCCTGAAGCGTCTCATGCATCGTGGTGCGGCTGGTGGCGACCCGGAAACGGGTGATGGCGCCGGCCTTTTGCTTTCTATGCCCCATAAGTTCTTCCGCAAGCTCTATAGCGACCTTCCGGAAAAATACGGCGTGGCCATGGTTTTCGTGGACAACTCTGTTGCTGCTGATTCCTATGACGCAAAGATCAAGGAACTTGCCGCTGCCGAAGGTTGCCCGGTCCTGAAGATCCGCGAAGTTCCGGTAGACCCCAAGGCTATTGGCCGCACCGCCCGCGAAACCCTCCCGCACATCCGTCAGTACTTCTTCGACGGTTCTTCCATTGCAGCATCTGCCCTGGATAAGGATGGGGAAGGTTATAATCCCTTTGAATTGAAGCTTTATGTGCTGCGCCGCCAGATTGAAAAGGCCTGCGAAAGCGTCTATGTCTGCTCCTGCTCCAGCAGAACCATTGTCTATAAGGGTCTTCTCCTTGCTATCCAGATCGAAGCCTTCTACAAGGACCTGAATGACGTTGATTTCGAAAGCCCCATCGCTCTCGTTCACCAGCGCTATTCTACCAATACTTTCCCCACCTGGCCTTTGGCTCATCCGTTCCGCTACCTGGCTCACAACGGTGAAATCAATACCCTCCGCGGTAACTTGAACAGCCTGAAGGCTCGTGAACCTCACCTGAAGAGCGAACGTTTCGGCGAAGATCTCCAGAAGCTTCTGCCCTTGATTTCTGCAGGCCAGAGCGACTCCGCTAGCCTCGACAACATGTTCGAACTTTTGGTTGCTGCAGGTCGTAGCCTCCCGCACGCCATCCTCATGATGATGCCGCAGGCTTGGGGTGCAAAGCACTATATGGGCCGCGACGTCCGTGGCTTCTTCGAATATGAATCCATGCTTATGGAACCGTGGGATGGCCCCGCAGCCGTGGCTTTCTCCGACGGTATCAATGCCGGTGCAATCCTTGACCGTAACGGCCTTCGTCCGGCACGTTACACCCTTTGCAAGGATGGCCTCTTCGTGATGGCTTCTGAAACGGGTGTCTTGGACATCAACGACGCCGACGTAGAAGAAAAGGGCCGTCTCAAACCCGGTGAAATCATTTACCTGGATATCGAAAACCATCGTATCCTGAAGAACGCCGAAATGAAGGCCTTCGTTGCTCGTAGCAAGCCCTACCGTCGTTGGGTTGCCGAAAACAAGATGAGCGTCCGCGGCCTCTTCAGCGAAATCAACCCGTCTGACGTACCTGATGATTTGCTGATCCAGCAGAAGCGTTTCGGCTACTCTGCTGAAGACCTGAGCGTTATTCTCCAGCCCATGGCCAAGAACGGTCAGGAACCTATCGGTTCCATGGGTAACGACGCCGCTCTCGCTGTTCTTTCCGACAAGCCCCAGCCGCTGTTCAATTACTTCAAGCAGCTGTTCGCACAGGTGACCAATCCGCCTATCGACCCGATTCGTGAAGAATTGGTCATGTCCCTTACCACTTACATCGGTAACCACGGCAACATCCTGGAAGAAACTCCGGAACAGGCTCACCTCATCAAGATTCCTCGCCCCATTGTTACCGAAGACGAAATCAAGCACTTCGAAAACATCGGCGATAAGAGCTTCAAGGCCAAGGTGCTCAAGATGCAGTTCCCCATGGGTGGTAACGGCGAAGTTCTTGAAGCTGCCTTGC
Encoded here:
- a CDS encoding glutamine synthetase III → MSNQNRMASIQEIASAPAEGLMAAAPASIDIYGEDVFNSEAMKAYLPKDVCKKLFATIEGGVALDPSIAGEVAHAMKKWAMDRGATHFTHWFQPLTGSTAEKHDSFLEPEGDKAIMAFSGKNLIVGEPDASSFPSGGIRSTFEARGYTAWDPTSPAFIKRHGNGATLCIPTAFCSYTGEALDKKTPLLRSIQALQKSADRLMGLFGVEKQKVTVTLGAEQEYFLVDKKFYLQRPDLYQAGRTLFGAPSAKHQQMEDHYFGSIPARILNFMHEVEDQLWKLGIPAKTRHNEVAPAQFELAPMFEEVNLACDHNMQIMEVLRNVADKNGLVCLLHEKPFAGINGSGKHNNWSVNYGKTNLLNPGKDPHQNAIFLTTLCAVVYAVDTHADLLRMSVSGAGNDHRLGANEAPPAIISMYLGDQLADVVEQLEKGEPKSSKQGGAMKLGSDILPPLPRDATDRNRTSPFAFTGNKFEFRAPGSSQSCSEPNVILNTIVAEAFDMIADKMEKVSKANFHKELQKLLQSIIKEHKRVIFNGNGYTDEWVAEAEKRGLPNIRTTMEALGALTKKDNVALFKKYGVFNKVELESRYEVNLEDYHKRVDIEAKVAYDMAKSIVLPQVIKAYSEALKVNEMAVNQGLVSVDSYAKELGEGYKALVEEIAVMEKAIAGKHQLKLEAMVSLRKVVDKLEGIISDEQWPLPKYREMLFIY
- a CDS encoding Rpn family recombination-promoting nuclease/putative transposase; the protein is MPTFLELVRYLVTVDAELNGIFNLLDQASFRRVPGDYSDTETTGYADLAFLADVKQEFLEPGTKPVQVCIGFLVEHKSTRDDGVLEQLRKYNFHLMVQQLKENAYKGLPSIAIIIYNGKENWNPLKNLYTNCPKELQRLLLPFKRIMLDVGDISDETLDSFNARLAAFIAALKYARNLEEYRDTIRKVIDRIHKELPEAEYLDLIRQMDVYFGGWIESNYTEAFKMDFIRPNYKTVGDVLKEEGIQQQAEKTARKMLAKNKPMEEIVEFSGLTEEQVRELQAKST